AAAGGTCTTGAGCTCCTGACTATAGATTACTTTTGCCTTTTTCCCTGGGGGACAGAAATGGTTTTGAATAAAGGTACATCCCAAGTAGGCAAGGGGGCATCGGTGCTGGAACCAACCGTTGAGACATGACTGAATGTCTGTGTGGACATTCTTGAAATGTAGGGGAAATTCATCCCTCCTGAAGAATTTGTTGCAAGTGAAAGTAAAGGCAGAACTGCTCTTGTTGTGTCTCCTGGTCACACACTCACTGTGGAGCTCCATATGGAGCCCATTCAGATTAGCAGTGGTTAGAAGGTCAGCCAGCACCGTCCTGGAGGAAAATTGTTCTGGCTCAAAACTGTATGTCTGTGTAGCAAAATCCACGAACAGCCCATCAATGCTCCTGGATTCAGAGATGACATGACCTTTGAGTTCTCTTTCCAGAGCACACAGCAGGGTGGTCTTGATGAGATCTGATTTGGGGAGGTCCTCCACAGTGATCCCTAAATCCAAAGTATCTACTGCCTTGTGTTCACTTGGCCTACTACTCAACAAGGTGTCTCTGAGGTGAGCCCGCTTCCCGCAGTAGCTCGTGGGAACTTTGAAGGTGTAAACAGTCTTCACTTCCTGAGCCTCGAGTTTGCCATAAACAAAGTCTCTCTCCTTAGGTGTACAAGCAGGCATCTGACCAAAGTGAATAAGCATCCTCCCATTGTGCACCAGGTACATATTATAGTCCTTTGCATCCATGGCTGTTTTCAGTCTTTCCAGAACACCATCCTGCCAAGGGGCAAGCCCTGACTTTTCTATGGCTTCCTGAAAGTCCTGCTGCTTCTGGTCTTCCTGTGTTTCCTTCCCTTTGGCAGCGCTCTTTTCTACCATGTTGTTGCTGCTGGAAATCTGTTCTTTCTCTGGGCCATCCCTGCTCTTGCTCTCACTGCTCACTGATGAGCTCGTTAAAGCAGAGGCCGCATGCTCTTTGCTGAACATATTTTCCCACTTGTCAAACTTGGCTAGGTCCATCCCTTCTTTGGTTTTGGCTAATACCTCTCGTTCTTCttgactcagctctgccacctctcCGTTGGTGGTTGACAGAGAGCCGCTTGTTACCAAACCAGCATCTGCCCCACCCACCACTCCTTCCATTTCCTTCCAACTGGCTTCACCATTCATGGTAGGTTCCTCTTCCATGGGTTCTCTAGTTTCTGGGAAAAGTTCTACCATTTTCAGAGATCTAAAGAGGACCTTCTGGTCTTGGAGGGCCAGGGCTGTGTCCAAGCACTCCTCATTGGGGGTCTCTTTCATGATGTTCTCGTGAAGGGCTGTTTCAGAGTCCGTGTTTGGCCAGCGGTTCCACTCCATGGAGCAGCAGACCACGCTGGCGGGGCACACTTGCAGGTGCTTGGCCAGTTTGTGACGGGAAATGGAAAGGGGGCAGCCATATTCGGAGTTGAGGCATGGAACCTGCTCCAAAGGGCACAGGAGCTCGTGCTCTGCCTCTTTGCACATGTGGAAGGTAGCACCGCAGGACAGGTGGCAGTTTATCACCAGGCAGGAGACACCAGGCTCCATAGGCATGTGGCAGTGACGGTTGAAGCATCTGTCACAGTGCCTGTGCTGCCCTGGTGGAGGCCTGCGCGCCCTACGCTGGAGACACCAAAGGcaaggggaaagagaaaacaaatgactgCTGGAAGAGAAGCTCTATGCGTGTCTGTGAGTGTTCAAATTTTAATTGACTTATTTCCTGTTTATTCATGTTTATTGTAGGAatcttgaaaaatatagaaaatcataagaagaaagtaaaaatactcATAATCCCACACAACCTAGAAATAACAGCTATCAATACTCTTCTCTTTATTTCCCACTAGTTTATTCTATGTATtagctgtgttgagaatagaaaaaaaacaaaggtgaaaGTAATGGGCTACAAGGGTGACAATTGCTATTTTTGAGTTGTGGGTTGTGGAGGATTTATATGACACAGTTAATACTATGAATACAATTTTGCATTCTGCTTTAACTTGCTATTATGACATGTCTAggctgttttattaatttttctttgcaaaCTTTCTTCATAATGGCAGTGTAACATTCCAGAATGAGTGTTCTGTCATTCATTTAACCAACTACCACTAGGGGGTATGCTGGGAGGACATGGGGCATGTCTGATTTTGTTCACATCTTGGTCCCCAGCACCTGTCACAGGGCCTGGACCATTGTAAGCACTCagtaatatttgctgaatgaaggaattGTTAGCCATTTAGGTTATACCTggattttttgctttttcatatgtAAAGTTTTACTAAAAATCTTTGCTCACAGATCTTTCTCAGGTCTATGATTTCCCCCTATTCTGTGTCGGTTTCTTCTAGGTTCTGCTCTAGCGTCTATGGTTTGGCAAAAAGCCAATATATATCATCAGACCAAAAGGATAAATCTGCCAGATGCTTGGGCTACAGGCTAAATGAAGCCAGACCTGGACCTGTGAAAGGTAAAGTTCCAATAAGCACCTGGTACTTACCATAGCTTCCAAATTTCTTCTTGCTTTGTAACTCTAgggcaaaatataaatatacaaatatgaatgattagtaagaaaagtattttatctgttttaaaagGGGCCAAAGAGACTTCATGTATTCTTCCACCACCCTGGAGGTAAGTGTCCTGGCCCACATTTTGCAGTCAAATATACTCTACCTAGATAcaacaattgttaacattttgcccctttcactttctctctctctcaacacacacacacacacacacacacacacacacacacacacacacacacacattttttgccAAACCACTTGAAGATAAGTTGCTGATGTCATGACACTTCATCTGTAAGTACTTCAGCAtgtattttctaagaataaagacatttttttgtaACTACAGTAACATTATCTCacctaagaaaactaaaaataattttctaatatcaTGTAACATGCTGTCTATGTTCAGATTTTCCCaattatctccaaaatatcttctgtactttttaaaaaacaactcagTTTTGAACCAGGATCCCTTTAAGGTTAATTTATTACATTTGTTTGTTAAATCTTTTTAGCCTCTTTTCCTCTGGAAAATCCtcctcaacttttcttttttagaagagACAGCCTTAAATCTCAAGGAAATTGTATGCTagttcattcatgtattcatttgttcatccattcattcaacaaacatttttgattacctactatgtaccagtaAGTGAGCATAAGGGTCACCCGGACTGCTTGTTAAAGTGGCTTTAAACACGATTGTTCATTAGAATCAGCTGTGATTCTTGTTAAATGTATAGATCCCCACTGTTCAATATGGTAGcgacatgtggctatttaaatttaaattaatcaaaatgaaCTAGAATTAATAATTCAGTTCCTCAAGTCATATTAGCTACACTTCAAGTGTTCAGTAGGTACTCTATTGGACAACACTGCTATATAGATGCTGGCTGCACCCCTGACCTGAGCGAAGGGTGTATCCTGGAATTTACATTCTTAACACATTCCCCATCTGACTCATGCACTATAAGTGTGGAAGAGGGATCACGCCAGAATCCCTCTTAGGCTATAGAGGGATACCTCGTACCCTAATAGTCAGCCTGACCATCAGTAGCTTCAGGGTTAACTAGAAGATTAATCAGACAGAGAGGGAGCTGAGCAGAGTGGAAAAGCTGTGAGGGTAGGACTGAGATGGAGCAG
This Phocoena sinus isolate mPhoSin1 chromosome 4, mPhoSin1.pri, whole genome shotgun sequence DNA region includes the following protein-coding sequences:
- the FBXO40 gene encoding F-box only protein 40, which produces MPMEPGVSCLVINCHLSCGATFHMCKEAEHELLCPLEQVPCLNSEYGCPLSISRHKLAKHLQVCPASVVCCSMEWNRWPNTDSETALHENIMKETPNEECLDTALALQDQKVLFRSLKMVELFPETREPMEEEPTMNGEASWKEMEGVVGGADAGLVTSGSLSTTNGEVAELSQEEREVLAKTKEGMDLAKFDKWENMFSKEHAASALTSSSVSSESKSRDGPEKEQISSSNNMVEKSAAKGKETQEDQKQQDFQEAIEKSGLAPWQDGVLERLKTAMDAKDYNMYLVHNGRMLIHFGQMPACTPKERDFVYGKLEAQEVKTVYTFKVPTSYCGKRAHLRDTLLSSRPSEHKAVDTLDLGITVEDLPKSDLIKTTLLCALERELKGHVISESRSIDGLFVDFATQTYSFEPEQFSSRTVLADLLTTANLNGLHMELHSECVTRRHNKSSSAFTFTCNKFFRRDEFPLHFKNVHTDIQSCLNGWFQHRCPLAYLGCTFIQNHFCPPGKKAKVIYSQELKTFAIKPEVASELSEGGNNHLSGREGKNQNSLTSLPLEVLQYIAGFLDSISLSQLSQVSVLMRNICATLLQERGMVLLQWKKKRYSHGGTSWRVHRKIWQFSSLFSKIKGWEFNEVASMSEHLKSCPFNVVEHKTDPILLTSMCQPREQASETLVTTFNARPRGRHTY